One genomic window of Solanum dulcamara chromosome 10, daSolDulc1.2, whole genome shotgun sequence includes the following:
- the LOC129905065 gene encoding uncharacterized protein LOC129905065: MKILFIQLVEGKSITKLYAREIQGLLKLSSTTVAKLQQKKEKVNNQHQPSQPQISPSNFKIVNENVAPLPNAMDELINDMRFVETMPTNHNYFGLGDGNNTAYAPTEYDDISAEDNGHSKDLD; the protein is encoded by the coding sequence atgaaaatccTCTTCATTCAACTTGTGGAGGGAAAGAGTATCACTAAACTTTATGCTAGAGAAATTCAAGGTTTATTAAAGTTGTCTTCTACTACAGTAGCTAAGCTTCaacagaaaaaggaaaaagtcaATAACCAACATCAGCCTTCTCAACCTCAAATTTCTCCCTCAAACTTCAAGATTGTGAATGAAAATGTTGCCCCATTACCAAATGCAATGGATGAATTGATTAATGACATGCGGTTTGTGGAGACTATGCCTACTAACCACAATTATTTTGGTCTAGGGGATGGAAACAATACCGCGTATGCACCAACTGAATACGATGACATCAGTGCGGAAGATAATGGACATTCCAAGGACCTGGATTGA